Proteins encoded within one genomic window of Cytophagales bacterium:
- a CDS encoding PadR family transcriptional regulator encodes MKGTNIGELEELIMLVVALLHDDAYGYAIQKEIKERCDRAITISTVHASLARLEKKGYVSSRYAGATSSRGGRRKHLFQLTQAGEKVLIRTKEQRDSIWAAIPQFGQLSGL; translated from the coding sequence ATGAAAGGAACGAACATTGGAGAATTAGAGGAGTTGATCATGTTGGTGGTCGCCCTGCTGCATGACGATGCCTACGGTTACGCCATTCAGAAAGAGATCAAGGAAAGGTGTGATCGTGCCATCACCATTAGTACGGTCCACGCCTCGCTGGCTCGCCTCGAGAAAAAAGGGTACGTCAGCTCACGGTATGCAGGTGCAACTTCTTCGCGTGGCGGGAGAAGAAAACACTTGTTCCAATTGACGCAAGCAGGTGAAAAAGTGCTGATCAGAACCAAAGAACAGCGCGACTCCATTTGGGCAGCAATTCCACAATTTGGGCAGCTTAGCGGGCTCTAA
- a CDS encoding CHAT domain-containing protein gives MIALSIVFKAGYSRKLLMIALVSVYSWLSIQSVAQSEYSDLGYQRDGILFYEPFRVNAKGYATAATDRYEKKIENGYYKLASLVENYIPEESFNKKGLFQTDKRRDFQIEVDMKYVAGRDNNANALLFGKATKKSASGFTSHFRFGFSGNGKITIDNYNADSRSFTDLLGWTVCEPLQPRNFNKFTVRKSGNKLYFFVNETLVHTADYSAFYDDNVGFMVNDGTEIHVKNLIVGYLTKKKGEQIQDLSAYRPKINEQAVQYTGYSYQEMLYKEDFSDNSQSWRAGTSDSRYFQIENGYYVIQSFKTGYYAAAKFNEENQFTIDQSRDFQIECKMKFVSGEDNNSNSLNWGQKSDDWSNLRFGFSGDGSFKVFSYDDAAENNWTNYQSWTESAALSKRDYNKMTVRKVADQYYFFINEILVTTVPFKPFFGQVLSVQSNQNTTIRVDDIIVSYIHSRGSSTPEVAVVAKESTKPEKEEKVAVEEAPKPEKPNKQVAATPKPVVKLSTNKYIQFVEDHPDYKQAMTAYDNKNYTLASSLFESLIKRYPDQAEIYLRAGLGQVQAENFDRAISYFDMAHLLNPTDISILTNLFIFKSALGQTTEAQKLATRAGRMMAQNQFDYYLSYANSWTGYFDYYNASLVPNINATISIFQQAYSQADHQYPEEVAGKIFVDLKNGGILKHAKELTKRLQAANQVMYDTGLPFSYSHYMLHYLNELLDEQYRRDDLSDDWKDWLADYQTNVVLKSMWYEEANDAVENPFLYCRFTDKKYAIMLQSGDVDNALALNTVRIEKAGSSPYLKFELINLYAERLILLANYQRLEQAREIAASLEQVLSQYTAPELLIKGYLALNNYYQFAGQMQKAIAYGHKAEAVSKESGYMEIISFIYNNLSLAYFRNDQRDKGIEYSLLSNEYAANDLLKAKNLTGLGVRLLHTEHQKAIDILTQAEEMYLDYIGAVSDYLAKSVYTSLYNSNVNLSLAHKYLNDDEAAFNAIERSKAKKLASDINSTIPDPITAKEVQALLSPGQVMLYYAEKLLEDGDVGFCMVAITKDKVKYQYINNVKAWVRIRNQYREDLALIERENANKELRVASFNVNPQSMRQKGDFNLMTELLRRSFKEEDRNKIADIGGSYYDAFIGLFIEEIEAKKELIIVPSGPLNFIPFEGLLSRSGRLLVEEYDISYVQSPTVLRELAGRNYQPSKSILAMGGAEYGKVNFSKERAPELVKNATDVERLKYETFNDIKGGAKSLRQRFYALGYAEMSYLQGTLKEVNNIQQIVPSAKSFLGTQMNETNLKNLSASGELDDYRVIHLATHGWVESYIPELSGFAMTVFPDEQNGEDGHVYLHEVEKLRIKADMVMLSACQTGLGKLQTGQGVAGLNQAFIASGANSTITSLWAVNDYATSVLVSELYRMVFNEKKSFRKALNEVKRGFITGKYNKDGIDLNNTSYWAPFIYYGKL, from the coding sequence ATGATAGCTTTATCCATTGTTTTCAAAGCCGGGTATTCGAGAAAATTGTTGATGATCGCATTGGTTTCGGTCTACAGCTGGTTGTCAATTCAATCTGTTGCTCAGAGCGAGTATTCGGATCTCGGATATCAGCGGGATGGAATTTTATTTTATGAGCCTTTTCGTGTCAATGCGAAAGGCTACGCGACCGCCGCAACAGATCGATATGAAAAGAAAATAGAAAACGGCTATTACAAGTTAGCCTCCTTAGTAGAGAATTACATTCCTGAGGAATCCTTCAATAAGAAAGGACTTTTTCAGACTGATAAGCGTCGCGACTTTCAGATTGAAGTCGACATGAAATATGTGGCTGGTCGCGACAATAATGCGAATGCCTTGCTGTTTGGTAAAGCCACTAAAAAATCAGCTTCGGGATTTACTTCACATTTCAGATTCGGATTCTCTGGCAACGGGAAAATTACCATCGACAATTACAATGCTGATTCCCGGTCTTTCACGGACCTATTAGGCTGGACTGTTTGTGAACCCCTGCAACCAAGGAACTTCAACAAATTCACAGTCCGTAAATCCGGTAATAAGCTCTATTTCTTTGTGAATGAAACCCTGGTCCATACGGCAGACTATTCTGCCTTTTATGATGACAATGTAGGTTTCATGGTCAATGATGGGACCGAGATCCATGTGAAGAATTTAATTGTTGGATACCTCACCAAAAAGAAAGGTGAGCAAATTCAAGACTTGTCTGCTTATCGACCTAAAATCAATGAACAGGCTGTACAGTATACAGGCTATTCTTATCAGGAAATGCTCTATAAGGAAGATTTCTCAGACAACAGCCAATCCTGGCGCGCAGGTACTTCCGACTCTCGATATTTTCAAATTGAGAATGGATATTATGTCATTCAATCCTTCAAAACTGGCTACTATGCTGCTGCCAAATTCAATGAGGAAAACCAATTCACCATTGACCAGTCCCGGGATTTCCAGATTGAATGCAAAATGAAATTCGTTTCTGGAGAAGATAATAACTCCAATAGCCTGAACTGGGGCCAGAAAAGTGACGATTGGAGCAACTTACGATTCGGTTTTTCGGGTGATGGAAGTTTTAAGGTTTTCAGCTATGATGATGCTGCTGAAAATAATTGGACCAATTATCAAAGTTGGACGGAATCAGCTGCACTTAGTAAGCGTGACTACAATAAGATGACTGTCCGAAAAGTTGCGGATCAGTATTATTTCTTCATCAATGAAATACTGGTGACCACTGTACCATTCAAACCATTCTTTGGCCAGGTACTATCGGTGCAGAGCAATCAAAACACGACCATCCGGGTTGACGATATAATCGTGAGCTATATCCATTCAAGGGGTTCTTCTACACCAGAAGTAGCGGTTGTGGCAAAAGAATCCACCAAACCAGAAAAGGAAGAAAAGGTAGCAGTTGAGGAAGCACCCAAACCTGAAAAACCTAACAAGCAGGTAGCAGCTACACCAAAACCGGTGGTCAAGCTTTCGACAAACAAATACATTCAGTTCGTTGAGGATCATCCTGACTATAAGCAAGCGATGACCGCCTATGACAACAAGAATTATACCCTTGCGAGCTCACTTTTCGAAAGTTTGATCAAGCGATATCCAGATCAGGCGGAGATCTACCTGCGAGCTGGCCTGGGACAAGTACAAGCAGAAAACTTTGACCGGGCCATCAGCTACTTCGATATGGCGCACTTGTTGAATCCCACGGACATCAGCATCCTGACTAATTTGTTCATTTTTAAGTCTGCCTTAGGCCAAACTACTGAAGCCCAAAAACTAGCAACCCGAGCGGGACGGATGATGGCTCAAAATCAGTTCGACTATTACCTTTCTTACGCCAATTCATGGACGGGTTACTTTGACTATTACAATGCTTCGCTGGTCCCCAATATCAATGCTACCATCAGCATCTTTCAGCAAGCCTACAGTCAGGCGGATCATCAATACCCGGAAGAAGTAGCAGGCAAAATATTTGTCGACCTGAAAAACGGTGGTATTCTGAAACATGCTAAAGAATTGACAAAAAGACTTCAGGCTGCCAATCAGGTAATGTATGATACGGGATTGCCGTTTAGCTATTCTCACTACATGCTCCACTACCTGAATGAACTACTGGACGAGCAATATCGGCGAGATGACCTGAGCGATGATTGGAAAGACTGGTTGGCGGATTATCAAACGAATGTGGTGCTGAAGTCCATGTGGTATGAAGAAGCTAATGATGCCGTAGAAAACCCTTTCTTGTATTGCCGATTTACAGATAAGAAATATGCGATCATGCTTCAGTCAGGAGATGTAGACAATGCTCTGGCATTGAATACGGTCCGGATAGAAAAGGCAGGTAGCAGCCCTTATTTGAAGTTTGAACTGATCAACTTATATGCAGAAAGGCTGATTCTTCTGGCCAATTATCAGCGGTTGGAACAGGCCCGGGAAATCGCAGCTTCTTTGGAGCAAGTCTTGTCTCAATACACGGCACCGGAGCTTTTGATCAAAGGATACCTGGCCTTGAACAACTATTATCAGTTTGCGGGACAAATGCAAAAAGCCATTGCTTATGGGCACAAAGCAGAGGCCGTTTCGAAGGAAAGTGGGTACATGGAAATCATCTCCTTTATCTATAATAATCTTTCTCTGGCGTATTTCCGCAATGACCAAAGGGATAAAGGCATTGAATACTCTCTGCTATCCAATGAATACGCAGCTAATGATTTACTGAAGGCCAAAAACCTGACGGGTTTGGGCGTAAGGCTTTTGCATACAGAGCATCAAAAAGCCATCGATATCCTGACACAGGCAGAAGAAATGTACCTGGATTACATTGGTGCCGTCAGTGACTATTTAGCAAAGAGTGTGTATACGAGTTTGTATAACAGTAACGTGAACTTGTCACTGGCACATAAATACCTGAATGATGATGAAGCGGCTTTCAATGCCATCGAACGATCCAAGGCCAAAAAGCTAGCCAGTGACATCAACTCGACCATTCCCGACCCTATCACTGCCAAAGAAGTTCAGGCCTTGTTAAGTCCAGGTCAGGTCATGCTGTATTACGCTGAAAAATTGTTGGAAGATGGCGATGTGGGATTCTGTATGGTGGCCATCACCAAAGACAAAGTGAAGTATCAATACATCAACAATGTAAAAGCCTGGGTAAGGATCAGGAACCAGTACAGAGAAGACCTGGCACTGATTGAAAGGGAGAATGCCAACAAAGAACTCCGGGTTGCGAGCTTCAATGTGAATCCGCAATCCATGCGGCAAAAAGGGGACTTCAACCTGATGACCGAACTATTACGACGGTCTTTCAAGGAGGAAGACCGGAATAAAATCGCTGATATTGGAGGGAGTTACTACGATGCTTTCATTGGCTTGTTCATAGAGGAAATTGAGGCCAAAAAGGAATTGATCATTGTTCCGAGTGGACCTTTAAATTTTATTCCGTTTGAAGGATTACTGTCTCGCTCTGGTCGATTGTTGGTTGAGGAATATGATATTTCTTATGTCCAGTCACCCACTGTGTTACGGGAACTGGCTGGCCGGAATTACCAGCCATCCAAATCGATCTTGGCCATGGGCGGTGCGGAATACGGCAAGGTGAATTTTTCTAAGGAAAGGGCTCCCGAACTGGTTAAAAATGCCACGGATGTCGAACGACTCAAATACGAGACTTTCAACGACATCAAAGGTGGGGCCAAATCGTTGCGTCAACGCTTCTATGCTTTGGGGTATGCGGAAATGAGCTATCTACAGGGAACGCTCAAGGAGGTCAATAACATTCAGCAGATCGTTCCATCTGCAAAATCATTCCTGGGAACTCAAATGAATGAGACTAACTTGAAAAACCTTTCTGCCTCAGGAGAGCTGGATGATTATCGGGTGATCCATTTGGCCACACATGGCTGGGTAGAGTCCTATATTCCCGAGTTGAGTGGGTTTGCCATGACGGTATTTCCGGATGAGCAAAATGGTGAGGATGGGCATGTGTATTTACATGAAGTAGAAAAGCTGAGGATCAAAGCAGACATGGTCATGCTTTCCGCATGTCAAACAGGGTTAGGAAAATTACAGACTGGGCAAGGGGTAGCCGGATTGAATCAAGCCTTCATTGCTTCGGGGGCCAATAGCACGATTACTTCACTTTGGGCGGTGAACGACTATGCCACCAGCGTACTGGTCAGCGAACTGTATCGTATGGTGTTCAATGAAAAGAAGTCTTTTCGAAAAGCGCTCAATGAAGTGAAAAGGGGATTCATCACAGGGAAGTACAACAAAGACGGCATTGATTTGAATAATACCAGTTACTGGGCGCCTTTCATTTATTACGGGAAGTTGTAG
- a CDS encoding FtsX-like permease family protein codes for MSNHPQPPKWILTCLEWFCDPYLVEGISGDLEEAFLDNIEEKSIRRSQLIYLLQAIGFFRLIFRKSDKRSSNMASIWTNYLLTSYRSLRKHRVFFVINLIGLITAISCSLFALIFINDELQFDKYVQSGDQLYRVYKRHINVPENVDVLTYETSGMMGPTMTKEYPEIEAFARVLPWWDQVIFTHERKNIVSPSVYIVDSTFMELFDVELIQGNPKDLLKRPSSLVISESLSQSLFGNASPIGKQVVGIGDLEYTVTGVFKAPPRQASMQFEALISWTTTVPNLGPMPQNWMNNWRAQAIFTFVRMVKNADAQLAEKKFEEMMQTHFAERAENYFLKLQPFQDMYLYGDEIAMARGMKTGSIRFVYLLGFSAFLIFLIASVNYVNIALSKASRSNKEVGIRKVVGSTRNQLMGRFIAETFIITLLASLISLALLYLILPEANNLIEKDIPLSAVFAPMSLVSLLLFILGISFLVGAYPAVVMSSHAISSILKSASGAANETGWLRKVLVTFQYAVSIFLIICTITVVRQINYLVNKPLGFNASQVMVVNLDNEVGPKSAVFRSNLEAHPNIQSVSIGRSALGGGSYTDRVNADGYEGDVSARMYGIDFDFIDTYEIPLAAGRAFRKGSKADSAGTLMVNQAFADFMGWEDPIGQHITFSSERSFPVIGVLNDFHIGSLAKNAIEPMVLFLNPRPEYASIRIGSGDVRQTIKYITDNYEALAERTPIDFYFVDQWFDEQYKSEQLLLSMASVYAVISVILCALGLYGLTALILQQRRKEISIRKILGATIQSIIGMMNRQFLVIILIGFVISAPLAYWLVSDWLDDFVYKIDLNPAPFFFAGLVTILVSVVIISALSFKFGNTKLTENLKDE; via the coding sequence ATGTCCAATCATCCTCAACCACCGAAATGGATCTTGACTTGCCTGGAATGGTTTTGTGATCCATACCTGGTCGAAGGTATTTCCGGGGATCTGGAAGAGGCCTTTTTGGACAATATCGAGGAGAAAAGTATTCGTCGATCTCAGCTGATCTACTTGCTTCAGGCCATTGGGTTTTTCAGGCTCATTTTTAGAAAAAGTGATAAACGATCTTCTAACATGGCATCAATCTGGACCAATTACCTGCTTACTTCCTATCGTTCATTGAGAAAACACAGGGTGTTTTTCGTCATCAACCTCATAGGGCTGATTACTGCAATTTCTTGTTCACTATTTGCACTCATATTCATCAATGACGAGCTGCAATTTGATAAGTATGTCCAATCGGGTGACCAGCTATATCGTGTTTACAAAAGGCACATCAATGTCCCTGAAAATGTAGACGTACTCACTTATGAGACCTCCGGGATGATGGGTCCTACTATGACCAAAGAGTACCCAGAAATAGAGGCATTTGCACGTGTGCTTCCCTGGTGGGATCAGGTCATATTTACTCATGAGCGCAAAAACATTGTCAGCCCAAGTGTCTATATCGTGGATTCCACTTTTATGGAGTTGTTTGACGTTGAATTGATTCAGGGCAATCCTAAAGACTTACTGAAACGTCCATCCTCGTTGGTGATCAGCGAATCGCTTTCCCAATCTTTATTTGGCAATGCCAGCCCTATTGGCAAACAAGTGGTAGGCATAGGCGATCTTGAGTATACGGTGACCGGGGTTTTCAAAGCTCCTCCTCGACAAGCTTCTATGCAATTTGAGGCGTTGATTTCATGGACCACCACCGTACCCAATTTGGGTCCGATGCCCCAAAACTGGATGAATAACTGGCGTGCTCAGGCGATTTTCACCTTCGTTAGAATGGTTAAAAATGCTGATGCGCAATTGGCAGAAAAGAAATTTGAGGAAATGATGCAGACCCATTTTGCTGAACGGGCCGAAAATTATTTCCTCAAACTCCAGCCCTTTCAAGACATGTATTTGTACGGTGATGAGATCGCCATGGCTCGCGGGATGAAAACCGGCAGCATCCGGTTTGTTTACCTGCTTGGGTTCTCAGCCTTCCTGATCTTTCTGATCGCTAGCGTCAACTATGTCAATATCGCCCTTTCCAAGGCTTCACGATCCAACAAGGAAGTAGGTATTCGAAAAGTAGTAGGATCCACGCGGAACCAATTGATGGGCCGGTTCATTGCGGAAACTTTTATCATTACTCTTTTAGCCTCCCTAATCAGTTTAGCACTTTTATATCTGATCTTACCGGAAGCCAACAACCTGATTGAAAAGGACATTCCATTGAGTGCTGTATTCGCACCGATGAGTCTTGTCAGTCTGCTCCTTTTTATCCTGGGCATCAGCTTTCTGGTAGGGGCCTATCCTGCAGTTGTAATGTCTTCACATGCCATTTCGTCCATTCTCAAATCGGCTTCAGGGGCAGCTAATGAAACAGGGTGGTTACGGAAGGTACTGGTTACCTTTCAATATGCGGTATCTATCTTTCTGATCATCTGCACCATCACGGTCGTTCGTCAAATCAACTACCTTGTGAATAAGCCGCTTGGATTCAATGCATCTCAGGTGATGGTTGTAAATCTGGACAATGAAGTGGGGCCAAAAAGTGCCGTTTTCAGATCCAATTTGGAAGCTCACCCCAATATCCAATCAGTATCTATTGGTCGTTCTGCCCTGGGTGGAGGTTCCTATACCGATCGGGTAAATGCGGATGGTTACGAAGGAGATGTCTCTGCTCGGATGTACGGCATTGATTTTGATTTCATTGATACGTATGAAATTCCTTTGGCCGCTGGTCGCGCTTTTCGAAAAGGATCAAAAGCAGATTCCGCTGGTACATTGATGGTCAATCAAGCGTTTGCTGATTTCATGGGATGGGAAGATCCCATTGGTCAGCACATCACTTTTTCCTCAGAGCGATCATTCCCAGTGATCGGTGTGCTGAATGACTTTCACATTGGCTCTTTGGCCAAAAATGCCATTGAACCCATGGTCTTGTTTCTGAATCCACGCCCGGAATATGCTTCCATCAGAATTGGCAGTGGTGATGTCCGCCAAACCATCAAGTACATCACGGATAATTATGAAGCCTTGGCTGAGCGAACACCGATCGATTTCTATTTCGTAGATCAGTGGTTCGATGAGCAATACAAGAGCGAACAACTGCTCTTGAGTATGGCATCTGTGTACGCAGTGATCAGTGTCATTTTATGTGCATTGGGACTGTATGGATTGACAGCATTGATCTTGCAGCAACGTAGAAAAGAGATCAGCATTCGCAAGATCCTAGGTGCAACGATCCAAAGTATCATTGGCATGATGAATCGGCAGTTTTTAGTCATTATACTGATTGGGTTTGTGATATCCGCACCATTGGCTTATTGGCTGGTAAGCGACTGGCTTGATGATTTTGTCTACAAAATCGATCTGAACCCCGCACCATTTTTTTTCGCGGGACTGGTCACGATCCTGGTCAGTGTAGTGATCATCAGCGCTCTGAGCTTTAAATTTGGCAATACGAAACTCACCGAAAACCTGAAGGACGAGTAA